A stretch of the Pseudomonas helvetica genome encodes the following:
- the gpmI gene encoding 2,3-bisphosphoglycerate-independent phosphoglycerate mutase, whose product MTTTPKPLVLIILDGFGHSESQESNAVFTAKKPVLDRLYATVPNGLISGSGMDVGLPDGQMGNSEVGHMNLGAGRVVYQDFTRVTKAIRDGEFFENPTICAAVDKAVAAGKAVHFMGLLSEGGVHSHQDHLIAMAELAFKRGAEKIYLHAFLDGRDTPPKSAQSSIELLDEAFKTLGKGRIASIIGRYFAMDRDNRWDRVSQAYNLIVDGNGEFNAATAQQGLEAAYERGESDEFVKATTIGEPVKVEDGDAVIFMNFRADRARELTRVFVEDDFKDFERARQPKLAGFVMLTQYAASIPAPAAFAPGSLENVLGDYLAKNGKTQLRIAETEKYAHVTFFFSGGREEPFPGEERILIPSPKVATYDLQPEMSAPEVTDRIVDAIENQRYDVIVVNYANGDMVGHSGVFDAAVKAVECLDLCVGRIVDALEKVGGEALITADHGNVEQMSDESTGQAHTAHTTEPVPFIYVGKRNLKVREGGVLADVAPTMLMLLGLAKPAEMTGTSILV is encoded by the coding sequence ATGACTACCACGCCTAAACCTTTGGTCCTGATTATTCTCGACGGCTTCGGTCACAGTGAAAGCCAGGAATCCAACGCCGTGTTCACGGCCAAAAAGCCGGTCCTCGACCGTTTGTACGCCACCGTACCGAACGGCCTGATCTCGGGTTCGGGCATGGACGTCGGCCTGCCGGACGGGCAAATGGGCAACTCGGAAGTCGGCCACATGAACCTCGGCGCAGGCCGCGTGGTGTATCAGGACTTCACCCGCGTGACCAAAGCGATCCGCGATGGTGAATTCTTCGAGAACCCGACCATCTGCGCTGCCGTGGATAAAGCCGTTGCTGCCGGCAAAGCCGTGCACTTCATGGGCCTGCTGTCCGAAGGCGGCGTGCACAGCCACCAGGATCACCTGATCGCCATGGCCGAACTGGCCTTCAAGCGCGGCGCCGAGAAGATCTACCTGCACGCCTTCCTCGACGGCCGCGACACGCCGCCAAAAAGCGCACAGTCGTCGATCGAGCTGCTGGATGAAGCGTTCAAGACGCTGGGCAAAGGCCGGATCGCCAGCATCATTGGCCGTTACTTCGCCATGGACCGCGACAACCGCTGGGATCGCGTGTCCCAGGCCTACAACCTGATCGTTGACGGTAACGGCGAATTCAACGCCGCCACCGCCCAGCAAGGCCTGGAAGCCGCTTACGAGCGTGGCGAAAGCGACGAATTCGTCAAAGCCACCACCATCGGTGAACCGGTCAAGGTCGAAGACGGCGACGCCGTGATATTCATGAACTTCCGCGCCGACCGCGCCCGTGAGCTGACCCGGGTATTCGTCGAAGACGATTTCAAGGATTTCGAGCGCGCGCGCCAGCCGAAACTGGCCGGTTTCGTCATGCTGACCCAATACGCCGCCAGCATTCCTGCACCGGCAGCCTTTGCGCCGGGCAGCCTGGAAAACGTGCTGGGCGACTATTTGGCGAAAAACGGCAAAACCCAACTGCGCATCGCCGAAACCGAAAAATACGCTCACGTAACCTTCTTTTTCTCCGGTGGTCGCGAAGAGCCATTCCCGGGCGAAGAACGCATCTTGATCCCGTCGCCGAAAGTCGCCACCTATGACTTGCAGCCAGAAATGAGCGCACCGGAAGTCACCGACAGGATCGTCGACGCGATCGAAAACCAGCGCTACGACGTGATCGTGGTCAACTACGCCAACGGCGACATGGTCGGCCACAGCGGCGTGTTCGATGCCGCGGTGAAAGCCGTCGAGTGCCTGGACCTGTGCGTCGGTCGCATCGTCGATGCCCTGGAAAAGGTCGGCGGCGAAGCGCTGATCACCGCCGACCATGGCAATGTCGAGCAAATGTCCGACGAATCCACCGGCCAGGCGCACACCGCTCACACCACGGAACCAGTACCGTTCATCTACGTCGGTAAACGCAACCTCAAGGTTCGCGAAGGCGGTGTACTGGCGGATGTGGCACCGACCATGCTCATGTTGCTGGGCCTTGCGAAGCCTGCCGAAATGACGGGTACGTCGATTCTGGTGTGA
- a CDS encoding rhodanese-like domain-containing protein → MVAHLIEFATNHYLLVGIFVVLLALLIAREMSRGGRSLSTAELTALVNKDQGVVVDIRTTKDFAAGHIVGALNIPQDKLTARVGELEKHKAKTIILVDALGQHSGTHARELLKSGFTAAKLSGGISSWKADNLPLVK, encoded by the coding sequence ATGGTTGCTCACCTGATTGAATTTGCCACTAACCACTATCTGCTCGTCGGTATCTTCGTCGTACTGCTGGCGTTGTTGATCGCTCGCGAGATGAGCCGTGGCGGCCGTAGCCTCAGCACCGCTGAGCTGACTGCGCTGGTCAACAAGGACCAGGGCGTGGTTGTCGATATCCGTACCACCAAGGATTTCGCCGCCGGTCACATCGTTGGCGCGCTGAACATTCCGCAGGACAAACTGACCGCTCGCGTTGGCGAACTGGAAAAGCACAAGGCCAAGACCATCATTCTGGTCGACGCCCTGGGCCAGCATTCCGGTACTCACGCTCGCGAGCTGTTGAAGTCCGGTTTTACCGCAGCCAAGCTGTCCGGCGGGATCTCCAGCTGGAAAGCCGACAATCTGCCGCTGGTGAAGTGA
- the grxC gene encoding glutaredoxin 3, producing the protein MKNVVVYSSDYCPYCSRAKYLLENKGVAFEEIKVDGKPQVRAEMAQKAGRTSVPQIWIGSTHVGGCDDLFALDRAGKLDALLTA; encoded by the coding sequence ATGAAAAACGTCGTCGTCTACTCCAGCGATTACTGCCCCTACTGCTCCCGAGCCAAGTACCTGCTCGAGAACAAGGGCGTAGCCTTCGAAGAGATCAAGGTCGATGGCAAGCCGCAGGTGCGTGCCGAGATGGCCCAGAAAGCCGGACGTACGTCCGTGCCGCAGATCTGGATCGGCAGCACCCACGTTGGTGGTTGTGATGATTTGTTTGCCCTGGACCGCGCCGGCAAGCTCGACGCGCTGCTCACGGCCTGA
- the secB gene encoding protein-export chaperone SecB: protein MTDQQNTAATEEETAPQFSLQRIYVRDLSFEAPKSPAIFRQQWEPSVGLDLNTRQKALEADFHEVVLTLSVTVKNGDEVAFIAEVQQAGIFLIKNLDEASMSHTLGAFCPNILFPYAREALDSLVTRGSFPALMLAPVNFDALYAQEMQRMQQDGAQTVQ from the coding sequence ATGACTGACCAACAGAACACTGCTGCTACTGAAGAAGAAACTGCACCGCAATTCTCCTTGCAGCGCATTTATGTGCGTGACCTGTCCTTTGAAGCTCCGAAAAGCCCGGCGATCTTCCGCCAGCAGTGGGAGCCGAGCGTTGGTCTGGACCTGAACACCCGTCAGAAAGCGCTGGAAGCCGACTTCCACGAAGTGGTGCTGACCCTGTCGGTTACCGTGAAAAACGGTGACGAAGTGGCGTTCATCGCTGAAGTTCAACAGGCCGGTATCTTCCTGATCAAGAACCTCGACGAAGCCTCGATGAGCCACACCCTCGGTGCTTTCTGCCCGAACATCCTGTTCCCGTACGCTCGCGAAGCCCTGGACAGCCTGGTGACCCGCGGTTCGTTCCCGGCCCTGATGCTGGCCCCGGTGAACTTCGACGCCCTGTACGCGCAAGAAATGCAACGCATGCAGCAAGACGGCGCCCAGACCGTTCAGTAA
- a CDS encoding tRNA (cytidine(34)-2'-O)-methyltransferase — translation MFHVILFQPEIPPNTGNVIRLCANSGCHLHLIEPLGFEMDDKRLRRAGLDYHEYATLQRHADLPSCLESLGHPRVFAFTTKGSRLFHDASFAEGDAFLFGPESRGLPAEVLDALPAEQRLRLPMREGCRSLNLSNTVAVAVYEGWRQLGFK, via the coding sequence ATGTTTCACGTCATCCTTTTTCAACCAGAAATTCCGCCGAATACCGGCAACGTTATCAGGCTGTGCGCCAACAGTGGCTGCCACCTGCATTTGATCGAACCGCTGGGCTTCGAGATGGACGACAAGCGCCTGCGCCGGGCCGGCCTCGATTACCATGAGTATGCCACTTTGCAGCGCCATGCTGATCTCCCAAGCTGCCTGGAAAGTCTTGGTCATCCGCGCGTGTTCGCCTTCACCACCAAGGGCTCCCGGCTGTTCCACGACGCCAGCTTCGCCGAGGGTGATGCCTTCCTGTTCGGACCGGAAAGCCGTGGCCTGCCAGCCGAGGTGCTGGACGCCCTGCCTGCCGAACAGCGCCTGCGCCTGCCGATGCGCGAAGGGTGCCGCAGCCTGAATCTGTCCAACACCGTGGCGGTGGCCGTGTACGAAGGCTGGCGCCAGCTAGGCTTCAAATAA